The Paenibacillus amylolyticus genome contains the following window.
TGAGAATTGAAAGTGTTCGTGCTAGAGCAACAAGGTTCTCATGCGAATGGCTAGAGACAGATTTAAGGGGGAATAAGTTTTGAGTAAGGTTGGAAGAAATGAGCTATGCCCATGCGGAAGTGGGGAAAAATACAAGAAATGTTGTCTGAATAAGGAGTCTTCTGCGGTAGAATCCATAATGGGGCTGATATCAACGGAGCAACCAGTCCGGGAAGCCTCACTGGAGACTGAGAGCAAGGTGACTTTGACCAAGCTGAAAAAGATGGTAGAGAAGGAACTGAAATGGGAGCATTCGGCTCACGAACAGTTGGCCCTGCAGCTTATTGAGAACATGAGGAAGCCGTACGAGCCGGAGCTGATTTTGGAAGCTCTGATGTTATGGAACGGATATTCCCGTCAGACCCGCCCTACTGTGAAGAAAACAGGCTCTTTCTGCGCTGCCATTGAGTATCTGCTGTCCGAGGAATACGGTCTGAATGCCTCAAAGACTGAACTGGCTGATAAATATGAGGTAACGACAGGAACAATCTCTCGTAAAGTTAAAGAGATGTTCAATTACATCGAAGAATACGGTATGGGTGGCGACACGGACGAGTTATTAATACTGAACAGTCCAGGTACATCGAAGGACAAAGCACAGGCTCTGCTGGATAAGGCGCGGGAAGCCAGTTCTTCCAAACGCAGAATCCAGCTGGCGAAAACGGCCTTGGAGATGTATCCTGACAGTTCTGATGCGTATCTCATTCTGGCTGAGGAGTCGGACAATGAGCAAGACGCACGAGCTTACCTTGAGGCAGGAATAGCTGCTGGCAAACGTGAACTGGGCGAACAGTTTTTTGAGAAGAACAAAGGGGACTTCTGGGCGCTTCATGAGACTCGTCCCTATATCCGGATATGCAAAAGCTACGCCGAATCCTGCTGGTTTGCAGGAGATGCGAAAGAGGCAGCACATATTCTGGAGCATATTCTAGAGCTGAATACGGAAGACAATACCGGAGCACGTTACCTGCTCGCTGCTGTGTATTTGTATAGCAACCAATTGGATCAGGCAGAGCAATTGCTGAAGAAGTATGAAAAAGGTGACGCAGCAGCTGCCTTTGCCTATGACAAGATCATTCTGGAGTATAAGAAAAACGGAATCACCTCCCAGCTCAAAATGCTGTACCGAGTGGCCCGGGGTGTGAACAAACATCTGCCAGATTACCTGTTGGGTTTGAAACGGTTGCCGCATAACCTTCCTGACTTTGTTGGAATGGGTGATTCCAACGAAGCGATTGCCTATGTCATTATGCATTCCCGTCTATGGGCGAGCGTGCCGGATCTGTTGAAGTGGATGCTGAAACAATAGTGTGATATAACGATGGAAGTTGGAATTCATTTCATGAATTCAGCTTCCATTCGCCATGATATCAGTGCATTCCCATTGCGTACGGCGTGTGAGCAGAATGTTTTAGTGCTATCTTTTCGTGTTAACCCTTGACTTTAGCACTGCGGTTCATTACAATCAGAAAATAATACGTTGACTACAGTCAATACAAGTCGATTTTTGAACCATATTACGGATTTGATGACGGGACCAAGTACTCCGTGCCCACATGACCAGAGAGGAATCCCCAGGCTGTAAGGATTCTCTTGATGAGCGGACGAATGACTTCCCCGAGAACAGACGGCGAACATAACAGACATGATCTGTTGACCAGTAGCCGGCCTGCGCAGGACGTGCGTTACACGTAGAGCGGAATATCTGCTTGATTAGGTTGCTCTAGGCAATTCTGAATCATCAGACACCACCTGAACGGCTAAAGTGTCAGGTTTCCGGAATGTGGGTGGTACCACGGGTGAATGTATATTACACAATCTCTCGTCCCTTTGTTTGCTGTATACACAGCGACAGGGCGAGGGATTTTTTTGTTATAGAGAAAAAAATCAATGCTGGAGGGATCAAGATGGCTTTTCAAAAACCGACTGGAACGCAGGACTTACTGCCTGGGGTTGTCGAGAAATGGCAGTACGTAGAAGAAAAAGCACGAGATCTGTGTCGACGGTTCAATTACCGTGAGATTCGTACACCGATCTTTGAACAAACCTCTTTATTTGTACGTGGTGTAGGAGAGACTACCGATATCGTTGAGAAAGAAATGTATACCTTTGATGACAAAGGCAATCGCAGCATGACGCTTCGTCCAGAGGGAACAGCGGGTGTTGTCCGTGCGTATGTCGAGAATAAAATTTACGGCGAACCGGATGTGAGCAAGCTTTATTACATCGGTCCGATGTTCCGGTATGAGCGTCCGCAGGCAGGCCGTCAGCGTCAGTTCCACCAGTTTGGTGTAGAAGCCATCGGTGCGCTGGATCCGGCGATTGATGCCGAAGTAATCGCACTGGGCTACCAGTTGTGTGTTGAGCTCGGCTTGAAGGATGTTAAAGTGGAGATCAACTCCGTGGGTAACTCGACCAGCCGTGCAGAATACCGCGAGACGTTACTTGGATTCCTCAGACCGATGAAAGACAGCCTGTGCAAGGACTGCCAGTCCCGCATGGAGCGTAATCCGTTGCGTGTACTCGACTGCAAAGTCGATCAGGACAAATTCGTAGGGGCACCGTCCATACTGGACAGCCTGGATGAAGAGTCTTTGAATCACTTTGCCAAGCTGCAAGCCTACCTGGATGATTTCGGAGTAGATTATGCGGTGAACAATCGTCTGGTACGCGGCTTGGATTATTACACGCTGACTGCGTTTGAATTAAAAGCCCAAGGGATTGGAGCAATTGATACGGTTGGCGGCGGTGGCCGATACAATGGTCTCGTTGGAGATATCGGCGGGCCTGATCAGCCGGGTATCGGCTTTGGTATTGGTCTGGAGCGCATTCAACTGATTCTGGAGCACCAAAATATTGAGGTTACTACGCTGGCTCCACTGGATGTGTACTTTGTTGCTCTCGGAGAGGCAGCTGACCGTGAAGTGAACCGTCTGTTGTTCAAACTTCGTCAGTCCGGACTGTCTGGTGAACGTGATTATCTGGGCCGCAAGATGAAAGCACAGATGAAATCAGCTGACCGTTTCAAATCCCGCTATACGGCCATCCTTGGTGATGACGAACTGGAGCGTGGTGAGATCGCCCTCAAGTCGATGGATACAGGTGAGCAACAAACCGTGAAACTTGATGATCTGGTAGCGGCTGTTCGCGAAGGTAAATAAGAGGAATTGTCACATTAAGATTAAACATTCACGTAAAACAATGGATCCGGCAAAATTACTGAGGTTCTCCGACGATTCCGACTAATCGGAAGTTGGCGAGCAATAGGTAACAAGCCTTATCGAATACATGATCTACACGTAACCGGACTGTTGAAGAGCAGGTACCAACTGCCCATACAGTACGGAAATTCACATAATGAGGAGTTTGGTTATGAAAAGAAGTCATCATTGCGGCGCATTAACACCCGCACACATCGGTGAAACAGTAACATTGAACGGTTGGGTTCAAACCCGTCGTGACTTGGGGGCGTACTCTTCATCGATCTGCGTGACCGCAGCGGGATTGTACAAGTTGTCTTTAACCCGGCTTATTCCGGCGAAGCTCTGCAAATTGCAGATCGTGTACGTAGCGAGTATGTTATCGCTGTAACGGGTAAAGTTGTTAAACGTGATGCAGAAACAGTGAACAAAAACCTGCCTACCGGCGAAATTGAAGTTCAAATCACTGAAATTGAAGTGCTGAACGCAGCCAAAACACCTCCATTCTTCATTGAAGATGGTGTAGAAGTGGATGAATCCCTTCGTTTGAAATATCGTTACCTGGACCTGCGTCGTCCGGAAATGTTCGAAACACTGAAACTGCGTTCCAAAGCATCCAAAGTGTTCCGTGACTACCTGGATGGAGAAGAATTCGTTGAAGTGGAAACACCAATCCTGACGAAGAGCTCCCCGGAAGGTGCGCGTGATTATCTCGTACCGAGCCGTGTGCATGAAGGTGAATTCTTCGCTTTGCCACAATCCCCACAAATCTACAAACAATTGCTGATGGTGGGTGGACTTGAGCGTTATTATCAGATCGCTCGCTGTTTCCGGGATGAGGATCTGCGTGCAGACCGTCAACCCGAATTCACACAAGTCGACATCGAGACTTCTTCCTGCAACAGGATGACCTGCTGCCAATGATGGAAGAACTGATGGCCAAATTGCTGCGCGAAACAAAAGGCATTGAGCTGGAACTGCCTTTCCAACGGATTACGTATGCAGATGCCATGGGTAAATACGGTTCAGACAAACCAGATCTGCGTTTCGGTATGGAACTGGTGGAAATGAACGATATTGTAGCGAACAGTGGTGTGAAAGTATTTGCTTCTGTCATCGAAAAAGGTGGAGAAGTGAAAGTGCTGAACGCTAAAGGCTGTGGCACATGGAGTCGTAAAGAGATCGATGATCTCGGACCATTTGCTGCACGTTACGGTGCGAAAGGTCTGGCTTGGATTCAAGTGAAAGACGGCGAGTTCAAAGGGCCAATCGTGAAGTTCTTCACGCCTGAAGAAATTGAAGCTGTCAAAGAACGTACAGGTGCTGAGGATGGCGACTTGCTGCTCTTCTCTGCTGATACGAAAAAAGTGGTTGCTGACGTACTGGGCGCATTGCGTCTGAAAATCGGCCGTCAACTCGGACTGATTGACGACAGCAAATTCAAATTTGCTTGGGTTGTGGACTTCCCACTCCTTGGATATGATGAAGATGCCAAACGTTATGTAGCAGAACACCATCCGTTCACACGTCCAAAAGACGAAGATGTACATCTGTTCGACACGGATCCGGGTGCTATTCGTGCTCAAGCCTACGACCTTGTTCTGAACGGTTATGAAGTAGGTGGCGGTTCGATGCGTATCTACAAACGTGATGTTCAGGAGAAAATGTTCGCAGCCCTCGGACTCTCACCAGAAGTAGCGAATGAGAAATTCGGCTATCTGCTGGAAGCATTTGAATACGGAACGCCACCGCATGGCGGAATTGCCTTTGGTCTCGACCGTTTGGTGATGTTGCTGGCGGGTCGCACGAATCTGCGTGAAACGATTGCCTTCCCGAAAACGGCAAGTGCAACGGATCTGCTGATGAATGCACCTTCCGAAGTGGATAATTCCCAGTTGGAACAACTTCATATCCGCGTAGCCCGTAAACCGGTAGCGGAAAAGAAATAAAGGAGGCATCGATTCTCAATGCTCCATCAATTTTCAAGAACAGAACTTGCGATCGGACCTGAAGGTCTGGACGCATTGAAGAATAGTACAGTCGCTGTGCTAGGTATTGGCGGCGTAGGTGGAATTGCTGTAGAAGCGCTTGCCCGTAGCGGCGTTGGGCGCATCATCCTGATTGATAAAGACGTCGTGGATATCACGAACATCAACCGCCAGATCCATGCTTTGACCACGACTGTGGGACAGAAAAAGCGGACCTGATGGTGGAACGTGTGAAACTGATCAATCCGGAATGTGATGCCATTGCATTGAATATGTTTTACACAGAAGAAACGTATGAGGAATTGTTCAAATATGAACTGGATTATGTGCTGGATGCATCCGACACGATTATCTACAAAATCCATCTCATTAAAGAGTGTCTGAAACGTAAAATTCCGATGATTTCCAGCATGGGTGCGGCGAATAAAATGGATCCAACGAAATTCCAGGTTGCGGATATTTCGAAAACGACCATGGACCCGATTGCCCGTGTTGTGCGTACCACACTTCGTAAAGACGGCATCAAAAAAGGGGTGAAAGTGGTCTTCTCGACTGAAAAGCCGATAAAACCGCGTGAGGACGTCACACAAAAAATCGTTCCCGAGAATGCACCAGAAATTCGCAAGGCCAAGCAGCCACCAGCGAGTAACTCATTCGTGCCTCCGGTAGCCGGACTGATTATGGTCAGTGTTGCGATTAAGGATTTGTTGGAAATTGCAGAGAACAAGCAGCAGTAACTTGCTGCCAACGGAAGAAGCGTGGATGCCCAAAAGGCATCTGCGCTTTTTTTGCATGGTTCGCAAGACGGAGCAGATGGGAATGTCAATCGTCCATGATGAACCCAATGCATACCGGAGAAATGTCAGAGTTACGTCATGTACTTCAAACTCAAAACCGTGTATGATATTCACTGCTGCGCGAAATGATGATACATACATAAAAGAATTTGCGGCCATATAAGCTGAATAAGATTTACACAAGAACGAAGAGGACAGAAGAAACCTGAAGAAGCAGAGCGCTCGCCTTTATCACCGGATTCGTACATTTAAAAAATTCAAACAAAAAATCTGGTGATAACAGCGATCGGAAGGTTGTTCTGTCCGCGTAGTGGTAGAGTGTAAATACTCAGTTATTCAGCCTATATATAGAGAGGGGAATAGAACGAAATGAAACAAGGATGGATGGCCAGACGTCTTGGTATGGTGCCGGGAGACCAGTGGAAGAAGGAAGTTGTGGCGGAGCCATTTCCTATTTTGCCGTGGTTTATATCGTTATGGTCAATGCTACAATTCTTTCTGATGCCGGAATGCCCTTGCAGGCAGCTATGGTTGGAACCCTGTTGACATCCATTGCAGGCTGTTTGCTCATGGCGTTTTGGGGAAAATCACCAATTATCGTTGTACCGGGAATGGGGATTAATGCATTTTTCACGTATACACTCGTACATTCCATGAAATTAAGCTGGCAGGAAGCACTAGCCGTAGTAACCGTTACAGGAATTCTGTTTGCTATTGTTGCATTTACGTCACTATACAAAATGATTAGCGAAGCAATTCCGAAAAATCTGCAGCATGGCATTACGGTGGGGATTGGTTTGTTCCTCACATTTATTGGTTTGCAAAAAAGTGGAATCGTGATTGCACATCAGACCACATTTGTCGCGATTGGGCACTTTAATGATCCAAATGTCATTACTGCCTGCGTTACGCTGGTACTGGCCTTGATTTTATTTATCCGTAATGTACAGGGTGGACTTCTAATTAGCATATTGGTTGGGACAGGCCTTGCCTACGTACTTGGAGCAGTGAACCCCGGTGAATCCGTATCAGCGCTGGATGCGCTGCGTCAATACAGTGGTTTGTTTGGGGAACTGTCTCTAATGAAGCTGGCTGATGTCGCGTTCTGGATCGCGGTATTTTTGTTACTGTTGATTGTGGTGTTCGAAAATATCGGATTAATTACGGCTCAGACACAGATGATTGGTCGTCCTGAGCGATTCAAAGGCAGTCTGCGTGCGCTGTCTATTAGTACCGTGTTGGCAGGCGTATTCGGAAGTAGTCCTCCAGTCGCCGCAGCAGAGACTACAGCCGGGATTGCCGCGGGTGGACGTACGGGGTT
Protein-coding sequences here:
- a CDS encoding SEC-C metal-binding domain-containing protein, whose product is MSKVGRNELCPCGSGEKYKKCCLNKESSAVESIMGLISTEQPVREASLETESKVTLTKLKKMVEKELKWEHSAHEQLALQLIENMRKPYEPELILEALMLWNGYSRQTRPTVKKTGSFCAAIEYLLSEEYGLNASKTELADKYEVTTGTISRKVKEMFNYIEEYGMGGDTDELLILNSPGTSKDKAQALLDKAREASSSKRRIQLAKTALEMYPDSSDAYLILAEESDNEQDARAYLEAGIAAGKRELGEQFFEKNKGDFWALHETRPYIRICKSYAESCWFAGDAKEAAHILEHILELNTEDNTGARYLLAAVYLYSNQLDQAEQLLKKYEKGDAAAAFAYDKIILEYKKNGITSQLKMLYRVARGVNKHLPDYLLGLKRLPHNLPDFVGMGDSNEAIAYVIMHSRLWASVPDLLKWMLKQ
- the hisS gene encoding histidine--tRNA ligase yields the protein MAFQKPTGTQDLLPGVVEKWQYVEEKARDLCRRFNYREIRTPIFEQTSLFVRGVGETTDIVEKEMYTFDDKGNRSMTLRPEGTAGVVRAYVENKIYGEPDVSKLYYIGPMFRYERPQAGRQRQFHQFGVEAIGALDPAIDAEVIALGYQLCVELGLKDVKVEINSVGNSTSRAEYRETLLGFLRPMKDSLCKDCQSRMERNPLRVLDCKVDQDKFVGAPSILDSLDEESLNHFAKLQAYLDDFGVDYAVNNRLVRGLDYYTLTAFELKAQGIGAIDTVGGGGRYNGLVGDIGGPDQPGIGFGIGLERIQLILEHQNIEVTTLAPLDVYFVALGEAADREVNRLLFKLRQSGLSGERDYLGRKMKAQMKSADRFKSRYTAILGDDELERGEIALKSMDTGEQQTVKLDDLVAAVREGK